A single genomic interval of Spirosoma linguale DSM 74 harbors:
- a CDS encoding hypothetical protein (KEGG: hypothetical protein): MKKLIIATAACALLAIAQPTNAQAVQEGKAAKKEMKAEKKVAKAQEYKMEARTHKGLEVKGISDPKTRMAKADRKMEKAEKKVMKGEAKELKAVAKEKQKQAAGVN; this comes from the coding sequence ATGAAAAAACTGATCATCGCTACCGCTGCCTGCGCCCTGCTGGCAATAGCTCAACCCACCAATGCCCAGGCCGTTCAGGAAGGAAAAGCTGCCAAAAAAGAAATGAAGGCTGAAAAGAAAGTGGCTAAAGCGCAAGAATACAAAATGGAAGCCAGAACCCATAAAGGGCTGGAAGTCAAAGGTATTTCGGATCCTAAAACCCGGATGGCCAAAGCCGACAGAAAAATGGAAAAGGCTGAGAAGAAAGTGATGAAAGGAGAAGCGAAGGAATTGAAAGCCGTTGCGAAAGAAAAGCAAAAGCAGGCTGCCGGTGTAAACTAA
- a CDS encoding Lytic transglycosylase catalytic (PFAM: Lytic transglycosylase catalytic; Peptidoglycan-binding lysin domain~SMART: Peptidoglycan-binding LysM~KEGG: dde:Dde_3580 peptidoglycan-binding LysM) — MNYLNRGLLTFGLMSAVLAGLTTGARAKTPIQLDSTIVKKDTIALVPTVPDSLLRGRLAKLQKSIPLNYHKAVQAYVDYFTFRKASTTKTMLERMPLFFPLYERVLAQYGLPDEFKYLSIVESALNPRAISRAGAGGLWQIMPGTGRDLRLYQDDYVDERMDPVKATEAACKYLRDLYNIFGDWELAMAAYNCGPNAVKRAMRRSGGDSFYTIYDALPKETRGYVPQFVAFTYLMNYASDHGIVAEKYEYPIPHDTIQVSGYFNLETFAKHSSMALADLQKMNPAITTTILPEYTNHYPLRVPREQYGYFASRRRAILDSASRRPNVMEHSLLASAEDVRYGTDTMGAWNELGRNPLARISLGEPLTDRVNDEARLANAESADEPEEDIETVVLRKPKKQTYVVRKGDNLLQIANRYNVELYDLKRWNHLRSTSIRRGQKLVILKEVAETRAERLADQGTAKSRKKAEVLAKSKHYKPRYHRVQSGDTLWNIVQRYDLTIDQLKRMNHIRSNSLRPGQKLIVG, encoded by the coding sequence ATGAACTACCTGAACCGTGGCCTGCTGACATTCGGGCTAATGAGTGCGGTGCTGGCTGGCCTGACAACAGGAGCACGCGCCAAAACTCCGATTCAACTGGACAGTACAATCGTCAAAAAAGACACTATTGCGCTCGTACCAACGGTGCCCGACAGTTTGTTACGTGGGCGGCTGGCGAAGCTGCAAAAATCTATTCCATTGAATTACCACAAGGCCGTACAGGCTTATGTGGACTACTTCACGTTCCGCAAAGCCAGCACTACCAAGACAATGCTGGAACGTATGCCCCTTTTCTTTCCGCTCTATGAGCGCGTGCTGGCTCAGTACGGTCTCCCCGATGAATTCAAATACCTGTCAATTGTCGAGTCGGCGCTGAATCCACGGGCTATTTCGAGAGCAGGTGCCGGGGGCCTCTGGCAGATTATGCCCGGCACCGGCCGCGATTTACGGCTGTATCAGGACGATTATGTCGATGAGCGCATGGACCCCGTTAAAGCAACGGAAGCCGCCTGTAAATACCTGCGCGATCTGTATAATATCTTTGGCGACTGGGAGCTGGCGATGGCCGCCTATAACTGTGGCCCAAATGCGGTCAAACGTGCTATGCGCCGGTCGGGGGGCGATTCCTTCTATACAATTTACGATGCACTGCCGAAAGAAACCCGCGGCTATGTACCGCAGTTTGTCGCGTTTACCTACCTGATGAATTACGCCAGTGATCACGGTATTGTAGCCGAAAAGTATGAATACCCCATTCCTCACGATACCATTCAGGTGAGTGGCTACTTCAACCTCGAAACGTTTGCCAAACACAGCAGTATGGCATTGGCCGATCTGCAAAAAATGAATCCGGCCATCACAACAACCATTTTACCGGAATACACAAACCATTACCCGCTCCGGGTGCCTCGGGAACAGTACGGCTATTTTGCCAGTCGCAGACGAGCCATTCTGGACTCAGCGAGCCGACGCCCAAATGTTATGGAGCATAGTTTGCTGGCAAGTGCTGAAGATGTTCGGTATGGCACCGATACAATGGGTGCCTGGAATGAACTAGGCCGAAACCCACTGGCACGTATCAGTCTGGGAGAACCGCTGACAGACCGGGTAAACGATGAGGCAAGACTCGCGAATGCCGAATCGGCCGATGAGCCCGAAGAAGATATCGAAACGGTGGTGTTGCGTAAGCCTAAAAAGCAAACCTACGTTGTCAGAAAAGGCGATAACTTATTGCAAATTGCCAACCGGTACAACGTCGAACTTTACGATCTAAAGCGCTGGAACCATTTACGGTCTACCAGTATCCGGCGGGGACAAAAACTGGTTATCCTGAAAGAGGTTGCCGAAACCCGTGCTGAGCGACTCGCCGATCAGGGAACCGCTAAAAGCCGTAAAAAAGCTGAAGTACTGGCAAAGTCGAAGCATTACAAACCCCGCTACCACCGCGTACAAAGTGGTGATACGCTCTGGAACATCGTTCAGCGGTACGACCTAACCATCGACCAGCTTAAACGAATGAACCACATCCGGAGTAATTCATTACGGCCCGGTCAAAAACTGATAGTAGGGTAG
- a CDS encoding protein of unknown function DUF1232 (PFAM: protein of unknown function DUF1232~KEGG: pfo:Pfl01_1672 hypothetical protein): MANKSLISRILTSIFFKRANVGAVRYARNSRSLYQLIRDALDKSGGLSGNNIAAFREQLGIVTRLLKAYASGDYRQLPWKTLIRVIAVLIYFVSPIDILPDFLPIVGLTDDIALMLWLFSGIKDDIEKFRQWEQTTAAAGEMTTQPVKTIKIG; the protein is encoded by the coding sequence ATGGCAAACAAAAGTCTTATTTCGAGGATTTTAACGTCTATTTTCTTTAAACGAGCCAACGTAGGCGCTGTTCGATACGCCCGTAACTCCCGGAGTCTTTACCAGTTAATTCGGGATGCGCTGGATAAAAGCGGTGGCTTGTCGGGCAACAACATAGCCGCCTTTCGTGAGCAACTGGGCATTGTAACACGTCTGCTAAAAGCTTATGCCTCGGGAGACTATCGCCAGTTACCCTGGAAAACTCTGATCCGGGTTATTGCCGTACTTATCTATTTTGTGTCGCCAATCGACATCCTTCCCGACTTCCTGCCAATTGTGGGTTTGACGGACGATATAGCACTGATGCTCTGGCTCTTTAGCGGTATAAAAGATGATATTGAGAAGTTCCGCCAGTGGGAACAAACGACGGCCGCTGCGGGTGAAATGACAACCCAGCCGGTCAAAACTATTAAGATTGGGTGA
- a CDS encoding glutamyl-tRNA(Gln) amidotransferase, A subunit (TIGRFAM: glutamyl-tRNA(Gln) amidotransferase, A subunit~PFAM: Amidase~KEGG: psa:PST_1013 aspartyl/glutamyl-tRNA amidotransferase subunit A), which translates to MTLYRNFSNVQADLSNGSLTCQQLVEQYLVRIDENRHLNAFTEVYATEARQQAEAIDQKLAAGTAGRLAGMVVGIKDVLSYTGHGVRAGSKILDNFTAQFTATAVQRLLDEDVIIIGRQNCDEFAMGSSNENSSFGPVLNAADTSRVPGGSSGGSAVAVQAGLCLASIGSDTGGSVRQPAAFCGVVGLKPTYGRISRWGLIAYASSFDCIGPIANTVDDAALLLEIMAGPDAFDSTVSSQPVSAYSQATLPDRPLRIAYLRDGIESSGVDPSIREATQAKIDALRKAGHTVEPVDISLIKYLLPTYYILTTAEASSNLSRFDGVRYGYRSLSNDTPALDLLSLYKKSRTEGFGAEVRKRILLGTFALSASYYDAYYTKAQQVRRLIRQEAEQLFEQYDFLLSPTTPTPAFRLGEKTGGSANDDPLQMYLADIFTVQANVVGYPAISIPAGTDANGLPIGIQLMAPPFAEEALVALARKM; encoded by the coding sequence TTGACACTATACCGTAACTTCTCCAACGTTCAGGCCGATCTCAGCAACGGCTCTCTTACCTGCCAGCAACTGGTAGAGCAATATCTCGTTCGGATTGACGAGAACCGCCATCTCAATGCCTTCACCGAAGTATACGCCACCGAGGCCCGGCAACAGGCCGAAGCAATAGACCAGAAACTAGCCGCCGGAACAGCCGGTCGGTTAGCCGGTATGGTCGTCGGCATTAAAGATGTACTGAGTTACACCGGACACGGTGTTCGGGCTGGCAGCAAGATTCTGGATAATTTTACGGCTCAGTTTACGGCAACGGCAGTACAACGCCTGCTCGACGAAGATGTCATTATTATTGGTCGGCAAAACTGCGATGAGTTTGCCATGGGTTCCTCGAACGAGAACTCATCGTTTGGCCCGGTTCTTAATGCGGCTGATACCAGCCGTGTACCGGGCGGATCGAGTGGCGGATCAGCGGTAGCGGTGCAGGCGGGGCTTTGTCTGGCCAGCATTGGCTCCGATACCGGTGGCTCGGTTCGTCAGCCAGCCGCCTTTTGTGGGGTTGTGGGTCTCAAACCAACTTATGGGCGTATTAGTCGGTGGGGATTAATTGCCTATGCTTCGTCATTCGATTGCATCGGTCCCATAGCCAACACCGTTGACGATGCTGCCCTGTTGCTCGAAATAATGGCCGGTCCCGATGCGTTCGACAGCACGGTGTCGAGCCAGCCCGTTTCGGCTTATTCACAGGCAACTCTGCCAGATCGGCCGCTCCGTATCGCTTATCTGCGCGATGGAATCGAAAGTTCGGGCGTCGATCCCTCCATTCGGGAAGCGACTCAGGCAAAGATCGACGCACTTAGAAAGGCTGGCCATACGGTAGAACCCGTTGATATATCGCTTATTAAGTACTTGCTTCCGACGTATTATATTTTAACCACGGCCGAGGCTTCTTCCAACCTGTCCCGCTTTGACGGCGTGCGATACGGCTATAGAAGTCTATCCAACGACACACCAGCTTTAGACCTTTTGTCGTTGTACAAAAAAAGCCGCACGGAAGGGTTCGGCGCTGAGGTTCGTAAACGCATTCTGCTGGGCACGTTTGCGTTAAGTGCCAGCTATTATGATGCGTATTATACCAAAGCGCAGCAAGTTCGCCGACTGATTCGTCAGGAAGCCGAACAGCTTTTTGAGCAGTACGATTTTTTACTATCGCCCACCACACCGACACCCGCCTTTCGATTAGGCGAAAAGACCGGCGGAAGCGCCAACGATGACCCACTGCAGATGTACCTCGCCGATATTTTTACGGTGCAGGCTAATGTAGTCGGTTATCCGGCCATATCCATTCCAGCCGGAACAGATGCCAACGGACTGCCCATTGGGATACAGCTGATGGCTCCACCTTTTGCAGAGGAAGCTCTGGTAGCACTGGCAAGAAAGATGTAG
- a CDS encoding peptidase S9B dipeptidylpeptidase IV domain protein (PFAM: peptidase S9B dipeptidylpeptidase IV domain protein; peptidase S9 prolyl oligopeptidase active site domain protein~KEGG: ilo:IL2328 dipeptidyl aminopeptidase) translates to MSNRKLSGWLLGAAVLLTHLATAQSGRQPYASLQQAIFSGGQLNGSSGPRSVNWIEGGTKFSFIDGQNIKTLSPKDQKEEVVFDGSQLKFPGTDKAFTYGSFQWSKDSKNILFQSNFRPVYRRSGISDYYVYAVADKSLKLVAKDAQTAELAPDGSKVGYERGGNLFVFNFATQKETQLTDDAKAAFYNGRFGWAYEEEFGLAQAWDWSPDSKFIAFWQSDEREVPIYKLTDYKGFDEKFDSLPYPRVGDKNPTVRIGVIEIANKAKQWMKVDLGDGYIPRIYWTSQEGQLALMHLNRKQNHLRLFMANARTGDAQQIMEEKSTTWVDVFDFFAGINHLIYFPAGVREFYWVSDRDGFAHLYRYDYTGKLLNAVTSGKWEVSYVHHIDPKTKKVYFTSTEASPLERQLFVIDVDGKNKRRLTTVPGKHAVNFSPNGQYFIDRYSNISTPTQVELRDTKGQLIKALETNKKVSDYVASHGYSPKELTHFTTTDGQQIDISIIKPIDFDPNKKYPVVMDIYGGPGAQSVYNEFATTGWHQWLAQTGYIVVGVNNRGSGGYGRDFEKVVYEKLGKYESLDFAEAAAYLAKQPWVDGNRMAIRGHSYGGYMSSYTMLTHPGVFKVSLVGAPVTDWRLYDSIYTERYMGLIPENEAQYKASAVTSYAKNLAGKMFIAHSTMDENVHVRNTFQLMNALEDAGKDADLRIYPPGAHGVAYSSGTQLLLYQQYTTYLETNLKGSPLN, encoded by the coding sequence ATGAGTAATCGCAAACTATCTGGATGGCTGCTTGGGGCGGCTGTCCTGCTTACGCATCTGGCAACTGCACAGTCGGGCCGACAACCATATGCTTCGCTTCAGCAAGCTATTTTTTCAGGTGGACAACTCAATGGCTCGTCGGGGCCGCGCTCCGTTAACTGGATCGAAGGGGGTACTAAGTTTTCCTTTATCGACGGGCAAAATATCAAGACGCTTTCGCCAAAAGACCAGAAAGAAGAGGTCGTCTTTGACGGTAGCCAACTGAAGTTTCCCGGCACCGATAAAGCCTTTACCTATGGCTCATTCCAGTGGTCGAAGGATTCGAAGAACATCCTCTTTCAATCGAACTTTCGGCCAGTATATCGGCGGTCGGGTATTTCCGACTATTACGTGTATGCCGTGGCCGACAAGAGCCTGAAGCTCGTGGCCAAAGACGCGCAAACTGCCGAACTCGCACCCGATGGAAGTAAAGTAGGGTACGAACGGGGCGGCAACCTGTTCGTATTTAACTTTGCCACCCAGAAAGAAACGCAGTTGACGGACGATGCCAAAGCGGCTTTCTACAACGGGCGTTTCGGCTGGGCGTATGAAGAAGAGTTCGGTCTGGCGCAGGCCTGGGACTGGTCGCCGGATAGCAAGTTCATCGCTTTCTGGCAGTCTGACGAGCGGGAGGTTCCTATTTATAAGCTGACCGATTACAAAGGTTTCGACGAGAAGTTCGATTCGTTGCCGTACCCCCGCGTGGGCGATAAAAACCCGACCGTTCGGATTGGCGTGATTGAAATAGCCAATAAGGCTAAACAGTGGATGAAGGTGGATTTGGGAGACGGCTACATTCCCCGCATTTACTGGACCTCCCAGGAGGGGCAACTGGCGCTCATGCACCTGAACCGGAAGCAGAATCACCTTCGTCTGTTCATGGCCAACGCCCGTACAGGAGACGCCCAACAGATCATGGAGGAGAAATCCACCACCTGGGTCGACGTATTCGACTTCTTTGCCGGGATCAATCATCTGATTTATTTCCCGGCGGGTGTTCGGGAGTTCTACTGGGTATCGGATCGGGATGGGTTCGCGCATCTGTACCGCTACGATTATACCGGCAAACTGCTTAACGCCGTCACCAGCGGCAAGTGGGAGGTGAGCTACGTACACCACATCGACCCTAAAACGAAGAAAGTTTATTTCACCTCTACTGAAGCATCGCCCCTGGAGCGGCAGTTGTTTGTCATCGATGTGGATGGTAAAAATAAGCGTCGGCTGACGACCGTACCGGGTAAGCACGCAGTCAATTTCTCTCCCAACGGCCAGTATTTCATTGATCGCTATTCGAATATATCAACGCCAACGCAGGTCGAACTACGCGACACCAAAGGCCAGTTGATCAAAGCACTGGAAACGAATAAAAAAGTGTCGGATTATGTGGCCAGTCATGGTTATTCACCCAAGGAGCTGACTCATTTCACCACAACCGACGGGCAGCAGATTGATATTTCCATTATCAAGCCGATTGATTTCGACCCCAATAAAAAGTACCCTGTGGTGATGGACATCTACGGTGGACCGGGCGCGCAGTCGGTGTATAATGAGTTTGCCACAACGGGCTGGCATCAGTGGCTGGCGCAAACGGGTTACATTGTGGTGGGTGTCAATAACCGGGGCAGTGGTGGCTACGGCCGCGACTTCGAGAAGGTTGTTTACGAAAAGCTGGGCAAATACGAGAGCCTTGACTTTGCCGAAGCAGCTGCTTATCTGGCCAAACAGCCCTGGGTAGATGGAAACCGAATGGCGATTCGCGGACATAGTTACGGTGGTTATATGAGTAGCTACACGATGCTGACCCATCCCGGTGTATTTAAAGTCTCGCTGGTAGGCGCACCCGTAACCGACTGGCGGCTCTACGATTCCATTTATACGGAACGATACATGGGCCTTATTCCCGAAAATGAGGCCCAGTACAAAGCCAGTGCCGTGACGTCCTACGCCAAAAATCTGGCCGGAAAAATGTTCATTGCTCACTCGACAATGGACGAGAACGTACACGTTCGGAATACTTTTCAACTGATGAACGCTCTTGAAGACGCCGGAAAAGATGCCGATCTGCGTATTTATCCACCCGGAGCGCATGGTGTTGCCTATAGTTCGGGTACACAATTGTTACTCTATCAGCAATACACGACCTACCTCGAAACGAATTTGAAGGGGAGTCCTCTAAATTAA
- a CDS encoding Holliday junction DNA helicase RuvA (KEGG: gbm:Gbem_3315 Holliday junction DNA helicase RuvA~TIGRFAM: Holliday junction DNA helicase RuvA~PFAM: DNA recombination protein RuvA domain I; RuvA domain protein~SMART: Helix-hairpin-helix DNA-binding class 1), with amino-acid sequence MIAYLDGTLSHKEATHVIIDVHGVGYSVHISLQTYAVLPGGGDRIKLFIHHLFREDSQSLYGFANADEKSLFLDLIGVSGVGPNTALGMLSAMQPGDLRLAILGENVRAVQAIKGIGAKTAQRIILELRDKMKRAGVVPDGPSYRQQAAANPVREESLAALVALGFPKPTAEKSVDDALKADPALSVEDVIRRALRQP; translated from the coding sequence ATGATTGCTTATTTAGACGGAACTCTGTCCCATAAAGAAGCTACCCATGTCATCATCGACGTACATGGAGTCGGCTATTCAGTACATATATCACTTCAGACATACGCGGTACTGCCCGGTGGTGGCGACCGAATTAAATTGTTTATCCACCATCTCTTTCGGGAAGACTCTCAGTCACTCTATGGGTTCGCCAATGCTGATGAAAAGAGCCTGTTTCTGGATTTGATCGGTGTATCAGGCGTTGGCCCAAACACCGCTCTCGGTATGCTGTCGGCTATGCAGCCGGGCGATTTACGACTGGCAATTCTCGGCGAAAACGTTCGGGCTGTACAGGCCATCAAGGGCATTGGTGCTAAAACAGCCCAGCGTATTATTCTGGAACTACGCGATAAAATGAAACGGGCCGGTGTTGTACCGGATGGTCCATCGTATCGTCAGCAAGCGGCTGCGAACCCCGTTCGGGAAGAATCACTGGCCGCCCTGGTCGCCTTGGGTTTCCCTAAACCAACGGCGGAGAAAAGTGTTGATGATGCGTTGAAAGCCGATCCGGCGCTAAGCGTGGAAGACGTTATTCGACGGGCATTGCGTCAGCCTTAA
- a CDS encoding hypothetical protein (PFAM: M penetrans paralogue 2 domain protein~KEGG: hypothetical protein), producing the protein MTDKAAMTSDQRLDQIEPVLADVVRTQSRIIIQIGKIVDYVTDTREQVEVVIQRLNRLELKVDRLEERTNQIADDVATLKTDVATLKTDVADLKTDVATLKTDVADLKEGQARLETQQNKIQQDVTAIFQLLQERLK; encoded by the coding sequence ATGACTGATAAAGCCGCCATGACATCAGACCAGCGATTAGACCAAATTGAGCCTGTTTTAGCCGACGTTGTTCGGACACAGAGTCGTATCATTATTCAAATCGGCAAGATAGTTGATTACGTAACTGACACCCGAGAACAGGTAGAAGTTGTAATTCAGCGTCTCAACCGATTAGAACTAAAAGTTGACCGGTTGGAAGAAAGAACCAACCAAATTGCCGACGACGTAGCCACCCTAAAAACGGATGTTGCCACACTGAAAACAGATGTTGCTGACCTGAAAACGGATGTTGCCACACTGAAAACAGATGTTGCTGATTTGAAAGAAGGTCAGGCACGTTTAGAAACGCAACAAAATAAGATTCAACAAGATGTGACTGCAATCTTCCAGCTTCTACAGGAACGCTTGAAATAG
- a CDS encoding conserved hypothetical protein (KEGG: nmu:Nmul_A0462 hypothetical protein): MNTSMKPVWVSALLLSSQLAFAQQPTTLPADTTKKPATSIIVSERVNQAPAQKSAAEKNELKYNLNESGSHFFKATFLNQTWLQFNQSNPGSTVVGVPKDNTLSIGLRRTRMQLFGQISDHVFLYIQFGMNNFNYLNGGFNQTGSSNRKIQAFFHDAVSEYIVWKNKDYLKIGGGLTIVNGLSRFSSPSVSSIMSMDVPVFAQATVDQTDEFSRKLSLYARGQVGHLDYRVVMSDPFPIQTNGAALPTYGPNSIFALKGHNKQFQGLFMWQFFDKETNQVPGYITGTYLGARRIVNLEAGFITQKNAMVHLAAPGDTVYQNMNLWSVASYVDMPLNKAKGTAINAYLGYFHTDYGNNYLRFNGALNPASDIAAAQRPGGLGNTQGNTFPMFGTGSVVYGQFGYLMKRNLFGPGNGTLMPYVQAQVANYQRVTNTLGVYNVGLNYLIKGHNGKFTLDYQNRPYYEPSPSTSPLSAGGRRGQLTLQYQVFI, encoded by the coding sequence ATGAATACATCTATGAAACCTGTTTGGGTAAGTGCGTTGCTGTTGTCGAGTCAGTTAGCATTTGCCCAACAGCCCACCACCTTGCCCGCCGACACAACAAAGAAGCCAGCTACATCGATCATCGTCTCTGAAAGAGTTAATCAGGCGCCCGCTCAAAAGTCGGCAGCAGAGAAAAACGAATTGAAATACAATCTGAACGAATCGGGTTCGCATTTCTTCAAAGCGACGTTTTTAAACCAGACCTGGCTTCAATTCAATCAAAGCAACCCCGGCTCAACGGTGGTTGGCGTACCTAAAGACAACACCCTGTCTATTGGCCTTCGTCGTACTCGAATGCAGTTATTTGGGCAGATCAGCGACCACGTCTTTCTATACATCCAGTTCGGGATGAACAACTTCAACTACCTGAATGGCGGCTTTAACCAGACAGGTTCATCGAACCGGAAAATTCAGGCCTTCTTTCACGATGCCGTCAGTGAGTATATAGTCTGGAAAAACAAAGATTACCTGAAAATCGGGGGTGGGTTAACGATCGTCAACGGCTTATCACGGTTTTCGTCGCCCAGTGTCAGCAGCATTATGAGCATGGACGTACCGGTATTTGCGCAGGCAACCGTTGATCAGACGGATGAGTTTTCGCGTAAACTAAGTCTCTACGCCCGTGGTCAGGTCGGCCACCTCGACTACCGGGTTGTTATGAGCGACCCCTTCCCAATTCAGACAAACGGGGCAGCTTTGCCCACTTACGGACCTAACTCCATTTTTGCGTTAAAAGGGCATAACAAACAGTTTCAGGGCTTATTCATGTGGCAGTTTTTCGACAAGGAGACGAATCAGGTTCCGGGCTACATTACCGGCACTTACCTTGGTGCCCGGCGCATCGTCAACCTCGAAGCCGGTTTCATCACTCAGAAAAATGCGATGGTTCATTTGGCTGCACCGGGCGATACCGTGTACCAGAACATGAATTTATGGTCGGTGGCTTCGTACGTAGATATGCCGCTGAACAAAGCGAAAGGAACAGCCATCAACGCATACCTTGGCTACTTCCATACCGATTACGGCAACAATTACCTGCGTTTCAACGGAGCGCTCAACCCCGCCAGCGACATTGCAGCGGCCCAGCGGCCTGGTGGTTTGGGCAATACCCAAGGCAACACCTTTCCAATGTTCGGCACAGGAAGCGTAGTATACGGGCAGTTTGGCTATCTGATGAAGCGGAATTTATTCGGTCCGGGCAACGGCACGCTGATGCCTTACGTACAGGCGCAGGTAGCCAATTACCAGCGCGTCACCAATACGCTCGGCGTATATAACGTCGGCCTGAACTACCTGATCAAAGGGCACAACGGCAAGTTCACCCTCGACTACCAGAACCGGCCTTATTACGAACCCTCTCCGTCAACATCGCCACTCTCGGCCGGTGGTCGACGCGGGCAACTGACGCTGCAATACCAGGTTTTCATTTAG
- a CDS encoding malate dehydrogenase, NAD-dependent (TIGRFAM: malate dehydrogenase, NAD-dependent~PFAM: Lactate/malate dehydrogenase~KEGG: dol:Dole_2374 malate dehydrogenase, NAD- dependent), whose protein sequence is MKVTVVGAGAVGATCADNIARRELAHEVVLLDIKEGISEGKSLDMLQASTLLDCDVKLTGSTNDYEKTAGSDVVVITSGLPRKPGMTREDLIGINAGIVKGVTENILKYSPDAIFIIISNPMDTMTYLALKASGLPKNRVIGLGGALDSARFKTYLSLALECSPNDLQASVIGGHGDTTMIPLTRLATKAGVPVSQFLDEDTLKKVAADTMVGGATLTGLIGTSAWYAPGAAGAYMVEAIVRDQKRIIPSCVLLEGEYGQSDICLGVPVVLGRNGWEEIIDYKLTDEEQAAFNKSADAVRNMNGVLSTLNIGI, encoded by the coding sequence ATGAAAGTTACCGTAGTAGGTGCCGGGGCCGTTGGAGCCACCTGCGCCGATAACATCGCCCGCCGGGAACTCGCCCATGAAGTCGTTTTATTAGATATTAAAGAAGGTATCAGCGAAGGTAAGTCGCTCGATATGCTTCAGGCGTCAACCTTGCTCGACTGCGATGTAAAGCTGACGGGCTCTACCAATGATTATGAGAAAACGGCCGGTTCCGATGTTGTCGTGATCACCTCGGGTTTGCCCCGTAAGCCGGGTATGACCCGCGAAGATCTGATCGGTATCAACGCAGGAATTGTAAAAGGCGTTACCGAGAACATTCTGAAATACTCGCCCGATGCGATTTTCATTATCATCTCTAACCCAATGGATACGATGACCTACCTGGCGCTGAAAGCATCGGGTTTGCCAAAGAACCGGGTTATCGGGTTGGGTGGTGCGCTGGATTCGGCTCGTTTTAAAACCTACCTGTCGCTGGCACTGGAGTGTTCACCCAACGATTTGCAGGCGTCTGTTATCGGTGGTCACGGCGATACGACCATGATCCCGCTGACGCGTCTGGCTACGAAAGCCGGTGTGCCGGTAAGCCAGTTCCTGGATGAAGATACCCTGAAGAAAGTAGCTGCCGATACCATGGTAGGTGGTGCTACCCTTACCGGTTTAATTGGTACATCGGCCTGGTACGCGCCGGGTGCTGCTGGTGCCTACATGGTAGAAGCCATCGTTCGCGATCAGAAGCGGATCATCCCCTCCTGCGTATTGCTGGAAGGGGAGTATGGCCAGTCGGACATTTGCCTTGGTGTTCCGGTTGTATTGGGCCGTAATGGCTGGGAAGAAATTATTGATTACAAACTGACCGACGAAGAGCAGGCTGCCTTCAACAAATCGGCCGATGCCGTTCGGAATATGAATGGCGTACTGAGCACGCTGAATATTGGTATCTAA
- a CDS encoding twin-arginine translocation protein, TatA/E family subunit (TIGRFAM: twin-arginine translocation protein, TatA/E family subunit~PFAM: sec-independent translocation protein mttA/Hcf106~KEGG: nam:NAMH_1112 component of sec-independent protein secretion pathway TatA), with the protein MISANILAFMGLGGQEMIFIFLALLLLFGAKKIPELARGLGKGIKEFKDATKDVRENIEEGLKESEK; encoded by the coding sequence ATGATTTCGGCAAACATTTTGGCATTTATGGGTTTGGGCGGTCAGGAAATGATTTTTATCTTCCTGGCATTGCTCCTGTTGTTTGGCGCTAAAAAGATTCCCGAACTCGCACGGGGACTTGGTAAAGGCATCAAAGAATTCAAAGACGCTACCAAAGACGTTCGCGAAAATATCGAAGAAGGTCTGAAAGAGTCGGAGAAATAA